A portion of the Calliphora vicina chromosome 5, idCalVici1.1, whole genome shotgun sequence genome contains these proteins:
- the LOC135962306 gene encoding leptin receptor gene-related protein, with product MTCLGMTFLILACAVPQPKIFYPFFVLLFYILSVLPMLLAKRLSPGSETNPRTEFALFLTAGMVLSAFALPIVLAHSGVITWLACTFTLISNIINYLTIFGYAMKENELDAPYGGMF from the exons ATGACATGCCTTGGTATGACTTTCCTGATTTTGGCTTGCGCCGTGCCTCAACCAAAAATATTCTATCCCTTCTTTGTCCtactattttacattttatccgTCTTACCGATGCTGCTGGCCAAACGGCTTAGTCCAGGCTCCGAGACAAATCCAAGAACAGAGTTTGCCCTATTTTTAACAGCCGGCATGGTATTAAGTGCTTTTGCTTTGCCCATAGTATTGGCTCACAGTGGAGTG ATTACTTGGCTGGCATGTACATTTACACTAATCAGTAATATTATCAATTATTTGACTATCTTTGGATATGCCATGAAAGAGAATGAATTGGATGCTCCGTATGGTGGCATGTTCTAA